GGGGGTGGCTGCCGGGGCGTACGACCTCGCTGGGGTGCGGGTCGAAGGTGACGACGACGGCGGGGACGTCCAGCTCCCTGGCGCGCTCCACCGTCTTACCGATGATGAGCTGGTGCCCGCGGTGCACCCCGTCGTACGAGCCGATGGTGACGACGCTGCGCCCCCAGCCCTCGGGGATGTCCTCCAAGCCACGCCAGCGCTGCACGTCCTGCTCCTCGCCGATACCTAGTTAGCCAGTGCCTGAGCCGATGGTGATGACGATGGTTCTCGCCGGTCCAAGGGTGCCATGCCGCACACCCGTGCCCGGCACGGACCCACCTCAGGCCGGACGGGCGGCCGGGCGGGACACCGGCAGGGTCTGGGGCCGGGGGCGGCCCCCGCGCCTAAACGCGGGCATCCAGCGCATCACACATACGGCGGGCGCTCGGCCCCACCACCACCGCCCAGGCATCCGGTGCGCCGGTCGCCCACGCCCGGACGGCCGCCGCGAAGCCCGGCAGCTCGCGCGCGAGGCTCACCAGGGCCCGGTCGAAGCAGGCGGCGCCCTGCGGCGTGACGGCCATCCGCAGCCCGATGCGCCGCACCAGCTCCCCTTCGGGCCAGCATCCGACCTCAGCGGCAGCCCCTGCCCCTGGAGCCCCGGTGTTCCCCTCTCCCCCGGATGCCGCGGACCTTCCGCCTCCCCCGGATGCCGCGAATCTTCCATCTCCTCCGGATGCTTCAGATTTTCCGGCCCGCCGCTGCCGCCCGCCCCGCACCACCGCGTCCAATGCCGTCTCCAGGACCGGCAGCTCGTGCTCGGCCGCCAGCAGAAGGTCCAGCAGTTCATCGCGCAACGGTCCCTCTCCCGCGCCGAGCACCCGGGCCAGGCTCGCCCTCAGCGGCGCCTCGTGATCGCGCAGCAGATCCGCCACCAGGGGGCGCAGCACGGCTCGGGCGGCTGGACCGTGCCCCAGCCTGCGCCCCACATAGCCGGCGACGGCCTCCTTGGTGCGGCCGGGGCCGAGGGCGGCGTGCTCGCGCACCAGAACGGCGGCGCGACTGGCCAGCGCCGGCGTACGCACTTGTGCGAGAGCCCACAGCGCCTGCCCCTGTGCGGCCTCCGAGGAGGGCATCGGCTCCGCCAAGAGCGCGTGGAAGGCCGCGAACACCGGCTCCGGATGCGTGACCAGCGCCGTGCCCAGCGCGGCGGCCAGCTCCGGGTCGCCCGTCTCGGCGAAGCGCTGGAGCGCGGCGTCCACGTACCGCGTACGGCTGACGGGGTCCCGTACGAGCAACGCCAGCGCCGCGTCACCCAGCACGGAGTCACCACGGTGGCGCAGCAAGGAGAGCGCGGCTCCGCGCAGCGGTTCGCGATCGGCGTCGGTACGGACGCGGCGCGCGGCCCGCAGCCCATAGGTGGCCGCCGCGTCCCGGCGCTCCTCGCGGGTGTCGCGCGCCCAGCGGTCGACGGCGCGGCAGACAGCCGAAGGCTCGTCGAGCACCAACTCTCCGAGCAGTTCGTCAGCGTGCGGGTGCGCCGCCTCGATCAGCGCCTCAAGCAGCTCGTCCAGGGCGCGGCCCCGGTGGGTGTACAAGAGCGCCTGCGCCGCGGTGGCCACGGTCGGAGCCAGGGCGCCGTCCCCCTCCTCGCGGTCCGTACGCTGCCGCAGGGGACGCGGGTCGCTGAACCACTCGCACAGCAGCGGCTGTACGGTCGCCGGCTCGGCCGCGAGCAGTTCGCCCAGCACGTCGAGGAAGCGGTCGCCCGTCACGGCATCCGGACAGCCGGGCAGGGGCCCCTCCCCGAACGGCGCGTCCGCCGGGAGCAGGAGCCGCATCAGCGCCGCCTTGTCGGCCACCGGCAGGGGAAGCCGCCGCCAGAACCACGGCCCGAAACCGGAACGCGGCACGCTCCCAGGACCCGGCACGCTTCCGGCACGGAGAGCGCCCCCGGCCCCGGCCCCGGATCCGGGGCCTTTCTCTGCCGCTTCCTCCGGCGCGACGTATCCGGCGAGGGCGCGCAGCACCCCGGTGTACGGGCGCGCGTCCGGCACCCGCAGCAGGGTCTCCCCCAGCAGATGCGCGGCCCACCACACCGCCTCGTCCCCGTCGCCGCCCTCGGCCCCGTCAGCGCCCTCCTCGCCGTCGCCGCCTCCGCCTTCGCCCCCGCCCCCGTCGCCGTCCCCGTCGTCGTCCCCGCGTGCGGAGGCGGCCCCGAGGGCCCCGGCCAGCCGTTCCAGACGCGGCGCCAGCGCCTCGGGGCCGTCCCTGCGACCGCACAGCAGGAGCGACTCCACCACCGGGCCGATGCGGTGGCGCGGGACGGGCACGAGAGCTGTGGCGCTCCTGTGGTGCACCAACGCGTCCAAGGCGACGTCCAGTTCGAGGTGGCGGCCCTGGAGCCAGTCGGCGAACTCCTCGTCCGCGAAGCGGTATCCGTCGCCCGCCGGGGCGAGCGCGCCCTCCGCGAGGACGGCGGAGGCCCAGCCGCCGCTCCAGGGGAAGATCTCCTCGAACACGGCCGGTTTCAACTCCCCCTGCCCCGGGCCCAGACAGCGCCGTGCGGCCTCGTGGAGCTGTCCCGCGACCCGCGCCGCCAGCCGTCGGACGGCCCCCGGCGTCCCTGCCTCCGGCCGCTCTCCCGCCCCCAGGCGGAGGGCGATGCGCAGGCAGAGCAGATCCAGGTAGGCGGAAAGGATGTCCGCCCGCGCGGGGTGCG
This sequence is a window from Streptomyces sp. NBC_01775. Protein-coding genes within it:
- a CDS encoding serine protease, with the protein product MSAVRGRPTLVRICDLAGRPRGTGFQADDLGTLVTSHEAVDGLVRAVVHAGERSCLAEIGDITPLPEWDLALIRTQGLGLAELVIGGDRAHPGGGTVELWTDEPLKATLVGTTAATYTSTERYHPLEQVLELALPEAASVQLRLSRRASGAPVLDAATGAVLGVLGTALHAPGRTSAFAVPLYAAGVLAPEGPLGVLLRRNGASLPGFGPDLNLAGALQLTATSVGPAAERCAHAVTRPDIAAVLDTFANGAASVLGLVGDPGTGRTTELAAFAARRARGAAPAPTVWLRGADLRDVDGSVREAVGRALATAGRVVAASHQTAGLGTRPVGDPHEANPDVIARVSRAAGRPLLVLLDSPEEMPPQLAHRLRRWTTGTASWLRAAGARMAVACRPEYWEHAGALFPRDMLHEATGTGAGTALRQSPGEPLAACVRIGDLPEREAARARTSYGLPDGALAPGDEGHPLAMRMLAQVRAAQGGSAVRAPHPARADILSAYLDLLCLRIALRLGAGERPEAGTPGAVRRLAARVAGQLHEAARRCLGPGQGELKPAVFEEIFPWSGGWASAVLAEGALAPAGDGYRFADEEFADWLQGRHLELDVALDALVHHRSATALVPVPRHRIGPVVESLLLCGRRDGPEALAPRLERLAGALGAASARGDDDGDGDGGGGEGGGGDGEEGADGAEGGDGDEAVWWAAHLLGETLLRVPDARPYTGVLRALAGYVAPEEAAEKGPGSGAGAGGALRAGSVPGPGSVPRSGFGPWFWRRLPLPVADKAALMRLLLPADAPFGEGPLPGCPDAVTGDRFLDVLGELLAAEPATVQPLLCEWFSDPRPLRQRTDREEGDGALAPTVATAAQALLYTHRGRALDELLEALIEAAHPHADELLGELVLDEPSAVCRAVDRWARDTREERRDAAATYGLRAARRVRTDADREPLRGAALSLLRHRGDSVLGDAALALLVRDPVSRTRYVDAALQRFAETGDPELAAALGTALVTHPEPVFAAFHALLAEPMPSSEAAQGQALWALAQVRTPALASRAAVLVREHAALGPGRTKEAVAGYVGRRLGHGPAARAVLRPLVADLLRDHEAPLRASLARVLGAGEGPLRDELLDLLLAAEHELPVLETALDAVVRGGRQRRAGKSEASGGDGRFAASGGGGRSAASGGEGNTGAPGAGAAAEVGCWPEGELVRRIGLRMAVTPQGAACFDRALVSLARELPGFAAAVRAWATGAPDAWAVVVGPSARRMCDALDARV